In Mycobacteriales bacterium, the sequence CCGCGCCTGGCCGAGCGCCGCAAGCAGGTCGCCGGGACCATGTCCGGCGGCGAGCAGCAGATGCTGGCGATGGCCCGCGCGCTCGCGACGTCGCCCAAGCTGCTGCTGCTCGACGAGATCTCGATGGGCCTCGCGCCGAAGATCGTCGCCGACCTCTACGAGCTGGTCGCCAAGGTCCGCGACAGCGGCGTCACCGTCCTGCTCGTCGAGCAGTTCGCCCACACCGCACTCGCGATCGCCGACTACGCCGTACTCATGGCCGCCGGCCGGGTCATCCGGGTCGGCCAGCCCGCCGACGTCGCGGACCGGCTCGACGAGACCTACCTGGGAGAGTCCGCATGAGGCTGCGTCGAGCCCAACGTTGTTGGTCTTTCAAGGGGGGTCGAAAGACCAAGAAGGTTGGGCTCGGCGGGGCGGTTTTGGCGCTGGCGTTGCTCACGCCTTCCGCCGCTCTGGGTGTCGCGGCTCGTGACACCCACTCGCACGTGCCGGTCGGGTCTGACCTGCTGAGCTACACGGCGCTCGCAAACGCGCCGGGGATCGGCATCAGCGGGATCTACATGGGGGTGTCGCTCGACATCCCGCAGGCCAACTCCTCGCTGACCACGGGCGGCGTCGGCGCCGGGCTCGCGTCGATCGCGTGGCCCGGCGACATCGGCGGCAACGCCGGTACGGCGGTGCAGGTCCTCGACCCGACCGCGCCGTCGATCGTCACGCTTCTCAACGACCCGGTGAAGGCCGAGACGCACAGCACCGGCACCCGTCACGCGGTGAACAAGACGATCCCCGGAACCGTGATGGAGTCCAGCGCCTCCCACACCCTGGTGACCGCGTCGTCGAAGACCGAGCTCGGGCTGGCGCCGCTCGGTTCGCTCGGGGTGTTCACCGGATCGAGCTCGGCCCGGCTCGTCGGGCCCAACACGATCCGCGCGGTCGCCGACAGCACGCTGGCCGGCATCAACCTCGCCGGCGGCCTGATCAAGATCGGTGCGCTGACCTCGCGCGCGGTCGTGACGAGCAACGGCAAGACCTCCCACGGCCACGCCGCGACCACGGTCGCCGACGTCTCGATCGCCGGCATCCCGGTCACGATCGACAAGAGCGGCATCCACCTGGCGAAGTCGGTCATCCCGACGTCTGCCATCACCTCGCTGCTGTCGAAGACGCTGAAGACGCTGCACCTGTCGACGACGTTCACACCGACGCTGTTCACCCACTCCGGCCCGTCCGCGTCGTACGACGCCGGCGCTCTGTTGCTGACCTATCACCCCGGCAGCGGCACCACGACGTACACGCTGACTCTCGGCCGCGCCGCCGCGCAGGTCGGCGCGACCGCGTCCTTCGCGCCGGGCGCGGTGAGCCCGCCGGCAACCGCGACCACCAGCCCGCCGTCGGCGACCGCGGGGTCCGCGCCGCCGGGCGGCGGCTCGGTCAGCCTGCCCCCGGGAGACGAGACCACGGTCGGCACGGGCGGCGGCCAGCCACCGACGGTCGCCAGCCCCGCGGCCAACGCCGCCGACGATCTCGCCGGTGGCCCGACCGGCTGGATGATCTTCGGGGTGATCGCGGCCACGCTGCTCGGTGCACTCGCGCTACCGAGAATCGCCGGTCGCTTCCTGGACGCCCCCGCCAACTCCGGCTGTGAGGACAACGAATGAGCGAGCAGCAGTCGAACCTCGCCGAGCTCCGCGACGCGGTGTCGGGGCTGCGGCCGAGCCGGATCAGGTGGTCGGACTCGTGGCTGCTGATCCTCGGCAGTGCGCTGTTGCCGCTCGGGATCGGGCTGATCCTGCTCGGCTGGTACGGCAGCGCGCAGACCTCGCTGGACTGGGAGCAGACGCCGTACCTGATCTCCGGTGGTCTGCTCGGCCTCGGGCTGCTCGGCGTCGGTACGGCGATGTTCTTCTCGTACTGGATGACGCGCCTGGTCCGCAGCACCGAGGAGACCGCCCGCCAGGAACGCGAGCACCAGCTGCGCGTCGAGCAGCTGCTGACCGACATCGCGGCCGGCCAGCGCGCCGCCGCCCGTCCCACCGGGCGCGGCGGCGACCAGCTCGTCGTCACGCCGGACGGCACGATGTTGCACCGCGCGGACTGCGTCGCGACCCGCGGCCTCGAGGTGACCAAGCCGAAGTCGTACGCCGGGCTGGCGCTCTGCGGCATCTGCCGGCCGACGCCTCCCGCGCAACGACGGGCGTCGACCCGCTCGTGAACGAGCTGCTCGAGGTCGCCGACGTGACCGTCCGCTTCGGTGGACTGGTCGCGGTCAGCGACGTCACCCTCAGCGTCCCGGCCGAGGCGGTCACCGGCCTGATCGGCCCCAACGGTGCGGGCAAGACGACGCTGTTCAACGTCATCAGCGGTCTTCAGCAGCCGACGCAGGGGCGGGTGCGCCTCGACGGCACCGACATCACCAAGTGGTCCGCGGCGCGGCGGGCGCGGGCCGGCATCGCGCGCACGTTCCAGCGGTTGGAGGTGTTCGGCTCACTGTCGGTCCGCGACAACGTGCTCACCGCCGCCGAGCTGGGTCGCGGGTTCAACCGCGACGGCCGGCCGGCGGGGCGGGTCGCCGACGAGATGCTCGAGCGGGTCGGCGCCTCGTCGTACGCCCACGCCGCCGCGGACGCCGTGCCGACCGGTGTGGCCCGCCTGGTCGAGGTGGCGCGGGCGCTGGCGGTGCAGCCCAAGGTGCTGCTGCTCGACGAGCCGTCGTCGGGACTGTCGCCGAGTGAGACCGAAGAGTTCGGCAGGCTGCTGCGCGAGCTCGCCGGGTCCGGGGTCGCGGTGCTGCTGGTCGAGCACGACGTTGACCTGGTCATGCACGTCTGCGACTACCTGCACGTCCTCGACTTCGGCCGGATCATCGGTGCCGGAACGCCTGCCGAAGTGAGAGCCGACCCCGTCGTACAGAACGCCTACCTCGGCGCCACCCCAGAGCTCGTCAGCTGACTCGTCAGCAGGATCAACGGAGGACCACCATGACCGTCACCGCCGGCGCAGATCTCGGCATCAACCTCTCCGACGAGGCGTTCTGGAGCACGTCTCAGGAGGAGCGGTACGCCGCGTTCGCGCGGCTGCGTGCCGAGGCGCCGATCGCGTACTTCGAGGAGCCGGAGATGCCGGGCTTCCCGGCCGGGCCGGGCTACTACGCGGTGACCCGGCACGCCGACGTCGAGCACATCAGCGCGACCCCTGAGCTGTTCTGCAGCGGCCAGGGGGCGGTCTCGATCCTCGACCTGCCGATGGAGATGCAGGAGTTCTACGGCTCGATGATCTCGATGGACAACCCGCGGCACGCGAAGATCCGTCGCATCGTGTCCTCGGCGTTCACCCCGAAGATGCTCGACGACGTCGTCAACGACGTCGACGTGCTGTGCCGCGAGATCCTCGCGACCGCACGCACGACGGCGCAGGCCAACGGCGGCGAGTTCGACCTGGTCAGCGAGGTGGCGGCCCCGCTGCCGCTGCGGATCATCTGCCGGATGATGGGCATCCCGGAGTCGGAGGAGAAGATGGTGCTCGAGCAGAGCAACGTCATCCTCTCCGGGGGCGACCCCGACTTCGTCACGACGCCGGAAGAGGGGCTGACGCTCGCGCTCAACGCCGGCATCGCACTGTCGGGCCTGATGACCGAGCTCGCCGAGGAACGCAAGGCGGCACCGAAGGACGACCTGGTCTCAGCGCTGGTCAACGCGGAGGTCGACGGCGAGTCGCTGACGTTCCAGGAGATCGCGTCGTTCTTCATCCTGCTCTGCGTCGCCGGCAACGAGACGACGCGGACCGCGATCAGCCACGGGGTGTACGCCCTCGACCGCAACCCGGACCAGCGCGCCGCGTGGATGGCGGACGAGTCGCTGAGCAAGACGGCGGTCGAGGAGATCGTGCGCTACGCATCGCCGGTGACGTGGATGCGGCGTACCGCGACCCGCGACGTGACCGTCGGCGGTCAGGACTTCGCGGAAGGGTCGAAGTTCATCCTGTTCTACAACTCCGCCAACCGCGACGAGTCGGTGTTCACCAACGGCGAGGCCTTCGACATCACGCGCTCGCCGAACCCGCACGTCGGCTTCGGCGCGCGCGGTCCGCACTTCTGCCTCGGCGCGAACCTGGCACGCCGGGAGATCGCGGTCGCGTTCCGCGCGATGTTCGACCTGATGCCCGAGCTGAAGGTGGTCGGCGAGCCCGACCGGCTGCGCAGCTCGTTCGTGAACGGCATCAAGCGGATGACCGTCAGCATCGACTGACGACAAATCGCGGCCCGGCCGCTTCTCCTCGTCCCTTCGAAGGGCGGGTTACTCGGGCGTGCCCTGGCAGAGGTACTTCGTCGGGGCGACTCCGGTGCGGACGTACTGACCGTCCTTGATCACCCACGGTACGAAGCAGTTGCCGGCCTTCTTGGCGGCCGGGTCGGACGGCGCGAAGAACCCGTTCGCGTCGAACGAGTGCACCTTCGACAGGGCGGCGAGCACCTTCTGGCGGGTCAGGTCCGGCCCGACCGAGGCGATCGCGTCCACCAGCAGCTCGGTCTCCGCCCAGGCGTCAGCCGCGAAGGAGTCCGCCGCGCCGTTGCCCGTGACGGCGGAGTACCACTTGTGGAACAGCGCGGTCGCCGGGATGTTCGCGATGTCGCCCGCACTGAAGAACATCGTCTCGCCGTTGAAGCCGTAGATGCCGTTGGCCAACGAGGCGTTGCCGAGGTCGGTGAAGAACGTCTGGTCGTAGGCGAGCGGGGCGAAGATCAGCGGGTGGAAGTTCTGCTGGTTCGCGTTGCGCACGAACTCCGCGAGCTCCTGGGCGTCGAACAGCGTGTAGAACAGCTTCACCCCGGCCTGGCGCATCTGGATGATCTGCGCGGTGAAGTCGGTCGACGTCGGCGACACCGACGAGTGCACGACGAACTTCCAGCCGACGGTCTCCGCGCTGTGGATCGACAGCGAGGCGACGTTGTTGACCGCCGGCAGGTTGGCGTAGAGGAAGCCGGTGTGCTGGACGACGTCGTGACCGAACCGCTTCGTCACCCAGTCGAACGGCCCGTTGCTGACCTTGGTGCCGATCGGGGTCACGCTGTAGTTGTTCGGCAACGCGTTTGCCTGCGGCGTCACCGCGAGGTGGGCGTCCGGCACGGTCTTGTGAGTGGCCAGAACCGTCGCGCCGCACTGGTCGTTGAGCGACGCGGAACCGGCGAACGCGAAGACCTTGCCGATCTCCTCGTCGATGCCGTTGCGGTCCCCCTCGCACGACGTCTGCGAGTCGGCGACGTCGATCTTGAGCTGGCGGCCGTATATGCCGCCGAGTGAGTTGATGTAGGCGATGTAGGCGTTGGTGCCGTTGACCGCGCTCTGGAACAGCCCCGGCTGCGGTCCGGACAGGTCGCTGACGTTGCCGAGCAGGATCTGGTTGGCGGTGACTCCCACGTCGGTCGACCCGCCGTTGCCACCGGCAGGAGCCGGCGCGCCGACGCCGGGCGGGAGGCCGGTCGACGACGTGGTGGTCGTCGTGCCGCCGCTCTTGCCCCCGGTGGTCTTGCCCGAGCCGGTCGTCGTCGTACCAGTCTGCCCGCTGGTGGCGCCACCGGTGCCCGTCGTCACGGGAGGTACGACGCCGCCCTCGCTCGGCACCGTGACCGGCGTGGTGGGAGCCACACCGCCGGTGACCGGAGCGGTGTCGACCGTGCCGCCGGTCTGCTCGAGCTGTTGCGCCTCGAGCTGGCGGCGGGTGGCGGAGTCGACCTGGGTTCCGCACGCGGCGAGCAGAGCCGTCGCGAGCATCGCGGCAAGGACTGAGTTGGTACGTCGCATCACGGGTGAACGTACGGCCCGACGGCCGATTTGTCACCACTTACATGCATAGCCGCATGCAAGTTTTGTGGTGACGCCGCCGGTCACCGCGGTGACGAGATCGTCACCGAGCCGCATCCAAGTGCGCCAATCGGGGCAGACCTCCGGCAACGACAACGCCGCCTCCGGCGGCCCACGACCAATGCCGCCTCCGGCGGCCCACGACCTGGAGGCGACGTGCTCTCGGCCCTGCTACTCGCGGGGCTGTTTGCCGCCCCGCTGGCGACCTTCGCGCTGTTCATCCAGCCGCCGATCCGCGGCGGCGGGCTCGGCGCCTGGCCGTGGGCGCGGCGCCTGGTCCTGGCGGTCCTCAGCAGCGTCGTGCTGGCCGGCGTCGTCGACGGTCTGCTGGACGCGCTCGGCACGACCCGGCACAACCTCATCGCCGCCGCGATCGCCATCGTGGCGGTCAGCCTCGCGTGGCTGCCGTTCACCCGCCGCTGGAGCGCCCGGGCCCACTTGTGCTGGTCGGCCACGACCTACCTGTTCGGGACCTACCTCGTCTTCATGATCTGGTGGACGTTCGTCAGTCGGCTCGGCGCTGCCGGCACCACCGGCGGGATCATCCTGTGGCTGCTCGAGCTGTTCGCGGCGTTCCTCGCCGGTGCCTACATGTGGGAGCTGTGCGACGCGCTCGGCCGCGAGGCGTGGGTACGCCGCATCCGCAGCGGCGTACCGACGAGTGAGCTGCCGACCGTCGACGCACTGCCCTTCGTCAGCCTGCACGTGCCGGCGTACAACGAGCCCCCGGAGATGGTCATCGACACGCTGCAGTCGTTGATCGCGCTCGACTACCCGCACTACGAGATCATCGTGCTCGACGACAACACCACCGACGAGGCGTTGTGGAAGCCCGTCGAGTCGTGGTGCTTCGTGCACGACGTGAAGTTCGTCCACCTCTCCGACTGGCCGGGCTACAAGTCGGGAGCCCTCAACTACGCGCTGCGCGAGATGATCGACCCGCGCACCGAGCTGATCGGCGTCATCGACGCCGACTACCAGCTCGAGCCGGACTTCTTACGGCGGTGCGCGCCGCTGTTCGCGGACCCGAACGTCGGGTTCATCCAGGCGCCGCAGGACTATCGCGACTGGGAGCAGGCGCCGTTCTACCGGCGGCTGTACTACTCCTACAAGTATTTCTTCGCCGTCTCCCAGCCCTCGCGCAACGAGCGCGACGGCGCGATCTTCGCCGGCACGATGGGGTTGATCCGCCGGCAGGCGATCGAGCAGGTCGGCGGCTGGGACGAGTGGTGCATCACCGAGGACGCCGAGCTGTCGCTGCG encodes:
- a CDS encoding cytochrome P450, translated to MTVTAGADLGINLSDEAFWSTSQEERYAAFARLRAEAPIAYFEEPEMPGFPAGPGYYAVTRHADVEHISATPELFCSGQGAVSILDLPMEMQEFYGSMISMDNPRHAKIRRIVSSAFTPKMLDDVVNDVDVLCREILATARTTAQANGGEFDLVSEVAAPLPLRIICRMMGIPESEEKMVLEQSNVILSGGDPDFVTTPEEGLTLALNAGIALSGLMTELAEERKAAPKDDLVSALVNAEVDGESLTFQEIASFFILLCVAGNETTRTAISHGVYALDRNPDQRAAWMADESLSKTAVEEIVRYASPVTWMRRTATRDVTVGGQDFAEGSKFILFYNSANRDESVFTNGEAFDITRSPNPHVGFGARGPHFCLGANLARREIAVAFRAMFDLMPELKVVGEPDRLRSSFVNGIKRMTVSID
- a CDS encoding choice-of-anchor P family protein, which encodes MPVGSDLLSYTALANAPGIGISGIYMGVSLDIPQANSSLTTGGVGAGLASIAWPGDIGGNAGTAVQVLDPTAPSIVTLLNDPVKAETHSTGTRHAVNKTIPGTVMESSASHTLVTASSKTELGLAPLGSLGVFTGSSSARLVGPNTIRAVADSTLAGINLAGGLIKIGALTSRAVVTSNGKTSHGHAATTVADVSIAGIPVTIDKSGIHLAKSVIPTSAITSLLSKTLKTLHLSTTFTPTLFTHSGPSASYDAGALLLTYHPGSGTTTYTLTLGRAAAQVGATASFAPGAVSPPATATTSPPSATAGSAPPGGGSVSLPPGDETTVGTGGGQPPTVASPAANAADDLAGGPTGWMIFGVIAATLLGALALPRIAGRFLDAPANSGCEDNE
- a CDS encoding ABC transporter ATP-binding protein, whose translation is MNELLEVADVTVRFGGLVAVSDVTLSVPAEAVTGLIGPNGAGKTTLFNVISGLQQPTQGRVRLDGTDITKWSAARRARAGIARTFQRLEVFGSLSVRDNVLTAAELGRGFNRDGRPAGRVADEMLERVGASSYAHAAADAVPTGVARLVEVARALAVQPKVLLLDEPSSGLSPSETEEFGRLLRELAGSGVAVLLVEHDVDLVMHVCDYLHVLDFGRIIGAGTPAEVRADPVVQNAYLGATPELVS
- a CDS encoding ABC transporter substrate-binding protein, whose product is MRRTNSVLAAMLATALLAACGTQVDSATRRQLEAQQLEQTGGTVDTAPVTGGVAPTTPVTVPSEGGVVPPVTTGTGGATSGQTGTTTTGSGKTTGGKSGGTTTTTSSTGLPPGVGAPAPAGGNGGSTDVGVTANQILLGNVSDLSGPQPGLFQSAVNGTNAYIAYINSLGGIYGRQLKIDVADSQTSCEGDRNGIDEEIGKVFAFAGSASLNDQCGATVLATHKTVPDAHLAVTPQANALPNNYSVTPIGTKVSNGPFDWVTKRFGHDVVQHTGFLYANLPAVNNVASLSIHSAETVGWKFVVHSSVSPTSTDFTAQIIQMRQAGVKLFYTLFDAQELAEFVRNANQQNFHPLIFAPLAYDQTFFTDLGNASLANGIYGFNGETMFFSAGDIANIPATALFHKWYSAVTGNGAADSFAADAWAETELLVDAIASVGPDLTRQKVLAALSKVHSFDANGFFAPSDPAAKKAGNCFVPWVIKDGQYVRTGVAPTKYLCQGTPE